One segment of Gopherus flavomarginatus isolate rGopFla2 chromosome 8, rGopFla2.mat.asm, whole genome shotgun sequence DNA contains the following:
- the LOC127056811 gene encoding uncharacterized protein LOC127056811 has translation MDEDSAEGEDDEEEKEEELAETTQHSILLNSQELFVTQTDLPSLPSQATSPDSEAMEGTSAANFSSLPTPSRRLAQIRQRKKRTRDEMFTEIMAVTRNERAHLGEWKDVVAKYRKDASEREDRRDQREDRRDARDEMWQQEDQRCRQEDQRWWDATLELLRDQTDILRRLVDLQEEQWGHKLLLQPMFNHPQYSPCSISSTPRRVRTRGGRLSAPAHSTPVDSPTKRLSLH, from the exons atggatgaggattcagcggagggggaagatgatgaggaggaaaaggaggaagagcttgcagagaccacacagcactccattctcctcaacagtcaggagctttttgtgacccagacggatttaccgtccctgccctcccaagccactagcccagacagtgaagccatggaagggacctctg ctgcaaatttttcaagcctccctactccatcccgaaggctagctcagataaggcagaggaagaagaggacacgagatgaaatgttcacagaaatcatggcagtaacccgcaatgaaagagctcatctgggggagtggaaggacgtggtagcaaagtacaggaaagatgccagtgaacgtgaggacaggagggaccaacgtgaggataggagagatgctcgagatgagatgtggcagcaggaagatcagaggtgtaggcaggaagatcagcggtggtgggatgcaacgctggagctgctgcgtgatcaaactgacatcctccgacgtctggtggatcttcaggaagagcagtggggtcacaaactgctgctccagcccatgtttaaccaccctcagtactcaccatgttccatatcttccacacccagacgtgtaagaacgcgtgggggaaggctttctgcacccgcccactccacccccgtggacagtccaaccaaaaggctgtcattacattga